Proteins from a single region of Macaca fascicularis isolate 582-1 chromosome 5, T2T-MFA8v1.1:
- the NUDT9 gene encoding ADP-ribose pyrophosphatase, mitochondrial isoform X3, protein MSGSNGSKENSHNKARTSPYPGSKVERSQVPNEKVGWLVEWQDYNPVEYTAVSVLAGPRWADPQISESNFSPKFNEKDGHVERKSKNGLYEIENGRPRNPAGRTGLVGRGLLGRWGPNHAADPIITRWKKDSSGNKIMHPVSGKHILQFVAIKRKDCGEWAIPGGMVDPGEKISATLKREFGEEALNSLQKTSAEKREIEEKLHKLFSQDHLLIYKGYVDDPRNTDNAWMETEAVNYHDETGEIMDNLTLEAGDDAGKVKWVDISDKLKLYASHFQFIKLVAEKRDAHWSEDSEADCHGL, encoded by the exons ATGTCTGGTTCTAATGGTTCCAAAGAGAATTCCCACAATAAGGCTCGGACGTCTCCTTACCCAGGTTCAAAAGTTGAACGAAGCCAGGTTCCTAATGAGAAAGTGGGCTGGCTTGTTGAGTGGCAGGACTATAACCCTGTGGAATACACTGCAGTCTCTGTCTTGGCTGGACCCAGGTGGGCAGATCCTCAGATCAG TGAAAGTAATTTTTCTCCCAAGTTTAATGAAAAGGATGGGCATGttgagagaaagagcaagaatgGCCTGTATGAGATTGAAAATGGAAGACCAAG aaatCCTGCAGGACGGACTGGACTGGTTGGCCGGGGGCTTTTGGGACGATGGGGCCCAAATCATGCTGCAGATCCCATTATAACCAG ATGGAAAAAGGATAGCAGTGGAAATAAAATCATGCATCCTGTTTCTGGGAAACACATCTTACAGTTTGttgcaataaaaaggaaagactgTGGAGAATGGGCAATCCCAGGG GGGATGGTGGATCCAGGAGAAAAGATTAGTGCCACACTGAAAAGAGAATTTGGTGAGGAAGCTCTCAACTCCTTACAGAAAACCAGCgctgaaaagagagaaatagaggaaAAGTTGCACAAACTCTTCAGCCAAGACCACCTACTG aTATATAAGGGATATGTTGATGATCCTCGAAACACCGATAATGCATGGATGGAGACAGAAGCTGTGAACTACCATGATGAAACAG GTGAGATAATGGATAATCTTACGCTAGAAGCTGGAGATGATGCTGGAAAAGTGAAATGGGTGGACATCAGTGATAAACTGAAGCTTTATGCCAGTCATTTTCAGTTCATCAAACTTGTGGCTGAGAAACGAGACGCACACTGGAGCGAGGACTCTGAAGCTGACTGCCATGGGTTGTAG
- the NUDT9 gene encoding ADP-ribose pyrophosphatase, mitochondrial isoform X1 codes for MAGRLLGRALAAVSLSVALASVTVKSPGCRGIPAFRNSFSSCWFHLNTNVMSGSNGSKENSHNKARTSPYPGSKVERSQVPNEKVGWLVEWQDYNPVEYTAVSVLAGPRWADPQISESNFSPKFNEKDGHVERKSKNGLYEIENGRPRNPAGRTGLVGRGLLGRWGPNHAADPIITRWKKDSSGNKIMHPVSGKHILQFVAIKRKDCGEWAIPGGMVDPGEKISATLKREFGEEALNSLQKTSAEKREIEEKLHKLFSQDHLLIYKGYVDDPRNTDNAWMETEAVNYHDETGEIMDNLTLEAGDDAGKVKWVDISDKLKLYASHFQFIKLVAEKRDAHWSEDSEADCHGL; via the exons AAACTCGTTTTCATCTTGTTGGTTTCATCTTAATACCAACGTCATGTCTGGTTCTAATGGTTCCAAAGAGAATTCCCACAATAAGGCTCGGACGTCTCCTTACCCAGGTTCAAAAGTTGAACGAAGCCAGGTTCCTAATGAGAAAGTGGGCTGGCTTGTTGAGTGGCAGGACTATAACCCTGTGGAATACACTGCAGTCTCTGTCTTGGCTGGACCCAGGTGGGCAGATCCTCAGATCAG TGAAAGTAATTTTTCTCCCAAGTTTAATGAAAAGGATGGGCATGttgagagaaagagcaagaatgGCCTGTATGAGATTGAAAATGGAAGACCAAG aaatCCTGCAGGACGGACTGGACTGGTTGGCCGGGGGCTTTTGGGACGATGGGGCCCAAATCATGCTGCAGATCCCATTATAACCAG ATGGAAAAAGGATAGCAGTGGAAATAAAATCATGCATCCTGTTTCTGGGAAACACATCTTACAGTTTGttgcaataaaaaggaaagactgTGGAGAATGGGCAATCCCAGGG GGGATGGTGGATCCAGGAGAAAAGATTAGTGCCACACTGAAAAGAGAATTTGGTGAGGAAGCTCTCAACTCCTTACAGAAAACCAGCgctgaaaagagagaaatagaggaaAAGTTGCACAAACTCTTCAGCCAAGACCACCTACTG aTATATAAGGGATATGTTGATGATCCTCGAAACACCGATAATGCATGGATGGAGACAGAAGCTGTGAACTACCATGATGAAACAG GTGAGATAATGGATAATCTTACGCTAGAAGCTGGAGATGATGCTGGAAAAGTGAAATGGGTGGACATCAGTGATAAACTGAAGCTTTATGCCAGTCATTTTCAGTTCATCAAACTTGTGGCTGAGAAACGAGACGCACACTGGAGCGAGGACTCTGAAGCTGACTGCCATGGGTTGTAG